A genomic window from Streptomyces sp. 846.5 includes:
- a CDS encoding ABC transporter substrate-binding protein codes for MASAVGDRYDQETDRIGGLGLEELRTLRRQAQEDEADLSYLRRLLHGRVDILRAELTRRSGRTAAANTLLEQLAVILTDLPSQVRNSARHLTLNTPRSEEFQALADELMDDVALADLESQSDAALQAACIRLTAHERMLSGRRQGLQRTVDGCSAEITRRYREGEARVDDLLSGG; via the coding sequence ATGGCGAGTGCGGTGGGCGACAGGTACGACCAGGAAACGGATCGCATCGGGGGTCTGGGCCTGGAGGAGCTGCGGACGCTGCGCCGCCAGGCGCAGGAGGACGAGGCCGACCTCTCCTACCTCCGTCGGCTGCTGCACGGCCGGGTGGACATCCTGCGCGCCGAGCTGACCCGCCGCAGCGGGCGGACCGCGGCCGCGAACACCCTTCTGGAGCAGCTGGCCGTGATCCTCACCGACCTGCCCTCCCAGGTCCGCAACTCGGCCCGGCACCTCACCCTGAACACCCCGCGCAGCGAGGAGTTCCAGGCCCTCGCCGACGAACTGATGGACGACGTGGCCCTCGCCGACCTGGAGTCGCAGTCGGACGCGGCGCTGCAGGCGGCCTGCATCCGGCTCACTGCCCATGAGCGCATGCTCTCGGGCCGCCGCCAGGGGCTGCAGCGGACGGTGGACGGTTGCAGCGCGGAGATCACCCGCAGGTACCGTGAGGGGGAAGCGCGCGTCGACGATCTGCTCTCCGGAGGCTGA
- the dtd gene encoding D-aminoacyl-tRNA deacylase, protein MRAVAQVVTEAKVTVDGEVVGSILGPGLCVLVGVTHEDTAEQAALLARKLWSIRVLEGEKSCSDLDAPLLVISQFTLYGDARKGRRPTWNAAAPGPVAEPLVDEVVAQLRALGATVETGRFGADMKVALVNDGPFTVLLEF, encoded by the coding sequence ATGCGTGCTGTGGCTCAGGTCGTGACCGAGGCGAAGGTGACCGTCGACGGGGAGGTGGTGGGCTCCATCCTCGGCCCGGGGCTCTGCGTTCTGGTCGGGGTCACCCACGAGGACACCGCCGAGCAGGCGGCGCTGCTCGCCCGCAAGCTGTGGTCCATCAGGGTGCTGGAGGGCGAGAAGTCCTGCTCCGACCTGGACGCTCCGCTGCTGGTGATCAGCCAGTTCACGCTCTACGGCGACGCCCGCAAGGGCCGCCGCCCCACCTGGAACGCCGCCGCGCCTGGCCCGGTCGCCGAGCCGCTGGTGGACGAGGTGGTGGCGCAGCTGCGGGCGCTGGGCGCGACCGTGGAGACGGGCCGGTTCGGCGCGGACATGAAGGTCGCGCTGGTGAACGACGGCCCGTTCACGGTGCTGCTGGAGTTCTGA
- a CDS encoding glycine cleavage T C-terminal barrel domain-containing protein, producing MTTTQTTPASPLLTTLRGAVAADGVDAPVAAHYGELSREQRELVAGRGFVDLSHRGVVTVSGPDRLSWLHLLLTQHVSELPPQQATEALILSPHGHIEHALYLVDDGATTWIHVEPGTQGELVAYLEKMKFFNQVEVADATADYAVVHLPAGSTASAEGAAAVRELPYGRDLFLPRAELAALTAGFGSPSGLWAYEALRIEAHRPRLGFETDHRTIPHELGWLETAVHLQKGCYRGQETVARVHNLGRPPRRLVFLHLDGSMEVLPPHGAEVRLAADGAEGRPIGFVTSSARHHELGPVALALVKRNTPVDAPLLAGTVPAAQEVVVPQ from the coding sequence GTGACGACCACGCAGACCACCCCCGCCAGTCCGCTGCTGACCACCCTCCGCGGCGCCGTCGCCGCCGACGGCGTGGACGCCCCGGTCGCCGCGCACTACGGCGAGCTCTCCCGCGAGCAGCGCGAGCTCGTCGCCGGGCGCGGCTTCGTCGACCTGTCGCACCGCGGCGTGGTCACCGTCAGCGGCCCCGACCGGCTGAGCTGGCTGCATCTGCTGCTGACCCAGCACGTCAGCGAGCTGCCGCCGCAGCAGGCGACCGAGGCGCTGATCCTCTCCCCGCACGGGCACATCGAGCATGCGCTCTACCTGGTCGACGACGGCGCCACCACCTGGATCCACGTCGAGCCGGGGACCCAGGGCGAGCTGGTGGCCTACCTGGAGAAGATGAAGTTCTTCAACCAGGTCGAGGTCGCCGACGCCACCGCCGACTACGCGGTGGTGCACCTCCCGGCCGGCTCGACGGCCTCCGCCGAGGGCGCCGCCGCCGTCCGCGAGCTGCCGTACGGCCGCGATCTGTTCCTGCCGCGCGCCGAACTGGCCGCGCTGACGGCGGGCTTCGGCTCGCCGTCCGGGCTGTGGGCCTACGAGGCGCTGCGGATCGAGGCGCACCGGCCGCGGCTGGGCTTCGAGACCGACCACCGCACCATCCCGCACGAGCTGGGCTGGCTGGAGACCGCGGTCCACCTGCAGAAGGGCTGCTACCGGGGCCAGGAGACGGTGGCCCGGGTGCACAACCTGGGCCGTCCGCCGCGCCGACTGGTCTTCCTGCACCTGGACGGCAGCATGGAGGTGCTGCCGCCGCACGGCGCCGAGGTGCGGCTCGCCGCGGACGGCGCCGAAGGCCGTCCGATCGGCTTCGTCACCTCCTCGGCGCGGCACCACGAGCTCGGCCCGGTGGCGTTGGCGCTGGTGAAGCGGAACACGCCGGTGGACGCCCCGCTGCTGGCCGGCACCGTGCCGGCCGCGCAGGAGGTCGTCGTCCCGCAGTAG
- a CDS encoding Fur family transcriptional regulator — translation MSGIDWQTDLRARGYRLTPQRQLVLQAVDTLGHATPDDVLTEVRRTATGVNISTVYRTLDLLEELGLVSHAHLGHGAPTYHLADRHQHMHLVCRDCEKVTETDVSLAAPLVESLRASHGFETDVKHFAIFGRCADCCRKTGPTEDADQ, via the coding sequence GTGAGCGGCATCGACTGGCAGACGGATCTGAGAGCGCGCGGGTACCGGCTCACCCCGCAGCGCCAGCTCGTCCTGCAGGCCGTGGACACCCTGGGCCACGCCACGCCCGACGACGTCCTCACCGAGGTCCGCCGCACCGCGACCGGCGTCAACATCTCCACCGTCTACCGCACGCTGGACCTGCTGGAGGAGCTCGGACTGGTCTCGCACGCCCATCTGGGCCACGGCGCGCCCACGTACCACCTGGCCGACCGGCACCAGCACATGCACCTGGTCTGCCGGGACTGCGAGAAGGTCACCGAGACCGATGTGTCGCTCGCGGCGCCGCTGGTGGAATCACTGAGGGCCAGCCATGGTTTCGAGACTGACGTGAAGCACTTCGCCATCTTCGGCCGCTGTGCCGACTGCTGCCGCAAGACCGGCCCGACCGAGGACGCTGACCAGTGA
- a CDS encoding FABP family protein — protein sequence MVARIEVPSGLHRDVVSLAFLLGTWEGAGVHAALPGQASPGAEKCNFGQEVVFRHDGRAFLEYRSRSWVLDAEGNKVRPLESETGFWRVTSNQHGTAGAREVEFSSVRDDGTVEIWYGELADGKPQIELATDAVARIEGAAPYSGGKRLYGLVNGELMWVGEKSAPEVPLRPYMSGQLKKVLNPAQLVQDVSDLPDDGIAFFR from the coding sequence ATGGTCGCCAGGATCGAGGTCCCGTCCGGCCTGCACCGGGACGTCGTCTCGCTGGCCTTCCTGCTCGGCACGTGGGAGGGGGCCGGGGTGCACGCCGCTCTCCCAGGACAGGCGAGCCCCGGCGCGGAGAAGTGCAACTTCGGCCAGGAGGTCGTGTTCCGCCACGACGGCCGCGCGTTCCTGGAGTACCGCTCCCGCAGCTGGGTGCTGGACGCCGAGGGCAACAAGGTGCGTCCGCTGGAGAGCGAGACCGGTTTCTGGCGGGTCACCAGCAACCAGCACGGCACCGCCGGCGCCCGCGAGGTGGAATTCTCCTCGGTCCGCGACGACGGCACCGTGGAGATCTGGTACGGCGAGCTGGCCGACGGCAAGCCGCAGATCGAGCTGGCCACCGACGCGGTCGCCCGGATCGAGGGCGCGGCCCCGTACAGCGGCGGCAAGCGCCTGTACGGGCTGGTGAACGGCGAGCTGATGTGGGTGGGCGAGAAGTCCGCCCCCGAGGTTCCGCTGCGTCCCTACATGTCGGGCCAGCTCAAGAAGGTGCTGAACCCGGCGCAGCTGGTCCAGGACGTCTCCGACCTCCCGGACGACGGCATCGCCTTCTTCCGCTGA
- a CDS encoding DsrE family protein, whose translation MSKKLVIKVTAGADAPERCSQAFTVAAVAVASGVEVSLWLTGESAWFALPGRAAEFELPHAAPLPELLDAVLAGGQVTLCTQCAARRGIGSDDVLEGVRIAGAQVFVSEVMGDGVQALVY comes from the coding sequence ATGTCGAAGAAGCTGGTCATCAAGGTCACCGCGGGAGCGGACGCGCCGGAGCGGTGCTCGCAGGCGTTCACGGTGGCGGCGGTCGCCGTCGCGAGCGGGGTGGAGGTGTCGCTGTGGCTCACCGGGGAGTCCGCGTGGTTCGCGCTTCCGGGGCGGGCGGCGGAGTTCGAGCTTCCGCATGCAGCTCCGCTGCCGGAACTGCTCGACGCAGTGCTGGCCGGGGGGCAGGTGACGCTGTGTACGCAGTGTGCGGCTCGGCGGGGGATTGGATCGGACGACGTGCTGGAGGGGGTGCGGATTGCGGGAGCGCAGGTGTTCGTCAGTGAGGTGATGGGGGACGGGGTTCAGGCGCTGGTTTACTGA
- a CDS encoding DUF1416 domain-containing protein encodes MCGAKAGGPELAGVDVASETIIQGSVTRDGEPVNGYVRLLDEGGEFTAEVPTSATGQFRFFAAPGTWTLRALVPGATVDRVVAAQQGAVAEVAIAV; translated from the coding sequence ATGTGTGGAGCGAAGGCCGGCGGCCCCGAACTGGCAGGAGTTGACGTGGCGAGCGAGACCATCATCCAGGGTTCGGTGACCCGCGACGGCGAGCCCGTCAACGGCTACGTCCGTCTGCTCGACGAAGGCGGCGAGTTCACCGCTGAGGTGCCGACCTCCGCGACCGGACAGTTCCGCTTCTTCGCCGCCCCCGGCACCTGGACGCTCCGCGCCCTGGTGCCCGGCGCGACGGTCGACCGCGTGGTCGCCGCCCAGCAGGGCGCAGTGGCCGAGGTAGCCATCGCCGTCTGA
- a CDS encoding sulfurtransferase yields the protein MSRSDVLVSADWVQDHLDDPKVVVVEVDEDTAAYDKNHIRNAVRIDWKKDLQDPVRRDFVDQAGFEALLSAKGIANDDTVVLYGGNNNWFASYAFWYFKLYGHGDVRLLDGGRKKWELDSRDLVDGSAVPERAATEYKAQAQDTSIRAFRDDVVAAIGAKNLVDVRSPDEFSGRLLAPAHLPQEQSQRPGHVPTARNIPWSKNANDDGTFKSDDELKALYEDENVDLSKDTIAYCRIGERSALTWFVLHQLLGQTNVKNYDGSWTEYGSLVGVPIELGSN from the coding sequence ATGAGCCGCAGTGACGTCCTGGTAAGCGCCGACTGGGTCCAGGACCACCTGGACGACCCGAAGGTCGTCGTCGTCGAGGTCGACGAGGACACCGCCGCGTACGACAAGAACCACATCCGCAACGCCGTCCGGATCGACTGGAAGAAGGACCTCCAGGACCCGGTCCGCCGCGACTTCGTGGACCAGGCCGGCTTCGAGGCCCTGCTGTCCGCCAAGGGCATTGCCAACGACGACACGGTCGTGCTCTACGGCGGCAACAACAACTGGTTCGCCTCCTACGCGTTCTGGTACTTCAAGCTGTACGGCCACGGCGACGTCCGCCTGCTGGACGGCGGCCGCAAGAAGTGGGAGCTCGACTCCCGCGACCTGGTCGACGGCTCCGCGGTCCCCGAGCGCGCCGCCACCGAGTACAAGGCGCAGGCCCAGGACACCTCGATCCGCGCCTTCCGTGACGACGTCGTCGCCGCGATCGGCGCCAAGAACCTGGTCGACGTCCGCTCGCCCGACGAGTTCTCCGGCCGTCTGCTCGCCCCCGCGCACCTTCCGCAGGAGCAGTCGCAGCGTCCGGGCCACGTCCCCACCGCCCGCAACATCCCGTGGTCCAAGAACGCCAACGACGACGGCACCTTCAAGTCGGACGACGAGCTCAAGGCCCTCTACGAGGACGAGAACGTCGACCTGTCGAAGGACACCATCGCCTACTGCCGCATCGGCGAGCGCTCCGCGCTCACCTGGTTCGTGCTGCACCAGCTGCTCGGCCAGACCAACGTCAAGAACTACGACGGTTCCTGGACCGAGTACGGCAGCCTCGTCGGCGTCCCGATCGAGCTCGGCTCCAACTGA
- a CDS encoding DUF2993 domain-containing protein, which produces MRAARRLLIVLLVLAALFVAADRITLHFAESQAASSIQSQRNLSQKPSVSIEGFPFLTQLASKKFDEIKLSAAALTVNDGKGGPDIRLQNFRIDAKNVKVTGNYNGILAGSGTGTARISYADLSAALPNKVTVAYGGSPGKVKVSGKVDLPVLGAQQVSGTADIVVVNGTGISLTNISGITGVDPTVADLVSSFLQPQLALAGLPSGLRLDSVQPGPDGIDVAVSGTNVSLSN; this is translated from the coding sequence ATGCGCGCCGCGCGCCGACTGCTGATCGTCCTGCTCGTCCTCGCCGCCCTGTTCGTCGCGGCCGACCGGATCACGCTGCACTTCGCCGAGAGCCAGGCCGCGAGCAGCATCCAGTCCCAGCGGAACCTGTCGCAGAAGCCGAGCGTCAGCATCGAGGGATTCCCCTTCCTGACCCAGCTCGCCTCCAAGAAGTTCGACGAGATCAAGCTGAGCGCCGCCGCCCTGACCGTGAACGACGGCAAGGGCGGCCCCGACATCCGGCTGCAGAACTTCCGCATCGACGCCAAGAACGTGAAGGTCACCGGCAACTACAACGGGATCCTCGCGGGCAGCGGCACCGGGACCGCCCGGATCTCCTACGCGGACCTCTCCGCCGCGCTGCCCAACAAGGTCACCGTCGCCTACGGCGGCAGCCCGGGGAAGGTGAAGGTCTCCGGCAAGGTCGACCTGCCGGTGCTGGGGGCGCAGCAGGTCTCCGGCACCGCCGACATCGTCGTGGTGAACGGGACCGGCATCAGCCTGACCAACATCAGCGGGATCACTGGGGTCGACCCGACCGTGGCCGACCTGGTCTCGTCCTTCCTCCAGCCGCAGTTGGCGCTCGCCGGTCTGCCCAGCGGACTCAGGCTGGACTCGGTGCAGCCGGGCCCGGACGGCATCGACGTCGCGGTCTCCGGCACCAACGTCTCGCTCAGCAACTGA
- a CDS encoding MoaD/ThiS family protein, translated as MTARPASAEAAGVHVGVIRYWAAAKAEAGTGEEPYRAATLAEALEAARALHADRPRFAQVLGLCSFLVDGDPVGTRDHAQVELAQGGTVEVLPPFAGG; from the coding sequence ATGACCGCACGTCCGGCATCCGCCGAGGCAGCAGGCGTACATGTGGGGGTGATCCGCTACTGGGCGGCGGCCAAGGCCGAAGCGGGCACGGGCGAGGAGCCCTACCGCGCGGCGACGCTCGCCGAGGCGCTGGAGGCCGCGCGTGCGCTGCACGCCGACCGGCCGCGCTTCGCGCAGGTTCTCGGCCTGTGCTCGTTCCTGGTGGACGGCGACCCGGTCGGCACCCGTGACCACGCCCAGGTCGAGCTGGCGCAGGGCGGCACCGTCGAGGTCCTGCCGCCGTTCGCGGGAGGGTGA
- a CDS encoding alpha/beta fold hydrolase, producing the protein MDAAAKGLTRTGTDVRPWNAPAEAILLTSDGVRIHAAHRPADGPGATAGRDLGVVVAHGFSGAVERPALQRAAGVLSHYAGVVIFSFRGHGRSGGLSTVGDREVEDLQAAVEWARSLGYRRIVTVGFSMGGAVVVRHAALYGGVAAVATVSAPARWYYRGTAPMRRLHWVVMRPLGRVVGRLALKTRIDPQRGHLPAEGWGRQQIPVPPVEAAALLAERGIPLLVVHGDSDPYFPLDHPRSLHLAAAAKGSSQLWIEPGFGHAENAADEALLERVGEWLTGAR; encoded by the coding sequence ATGGACGCTGCCGCGAAGGGCCTGACCAGGACTGGTACCGATGTGCGACCTTGGAACGCACCCGCCGAGGCGATTCTGCTGACCTCCGACGGTGTACGTATCCATGCAGCTCACCGCCCTGCCGACGGTCCCGGTGCGACTGCTGGGAGGGACCTGGGAGTGGTCGTCGCACACGGTTTCTCGGGGGCGGTGGAACGCCCCGCGCTGCAACGCGCGGCAGGGGTGCTGTCCCACTATGCGGGCGTCGTGATTTTCTCTTTCCGCGGCCACGGCCGGTCCGGCGGGCTCTCCACCGTCGGCGACCGGGAGGTCGAGGATCTGCAGGCCGCCGTCGAGTGGGCACGTTCGCTGGGCTACCGGCGGATCGTCACCGTCGGCTTCTCCATGGGCGGCGCCGTGGTGGTCCGCCACGCCGCGCTGTACGGGGGAGTGGCGGCGGTGGCCACCGTCAGCGCACCGGCCCGCTGGTACTACCGGGGAACCGCGCCGATGCGGCGGCTGCACTGGGTCGTCATGCGTCCGCTGGGCCGGGTGGTGGGGCGGCTCGCGTTGAAAACCAGGATCGACCCGCAGCGGGGGCACCTCCCGGCCGAAGGCTGGGGGCGGCAGCAGATCCCGGTGCCGCCGGTGGAGGCGGCCGCGCTGCTGGCCGAGCGGGGCATCCCGCTGCTGGTCGTGCACGGGGACAGCGATCCGTACTTCCCGCTGGACCACCCGCGCTCGCTGCATCTGGCTGCCGCCGCGAAGGGCAGCTCGCAGCTGTGGATCGAGCCGGGGTTCGGCCATGCCGAGAACGCCGCGGACGAGGCACTGCTCGAACGTGTGGGCGAGTGGCTGACCGGCGCGCGGTGA
- a CDS encoding response regulator transcription factor, which yields MSSLLLLTNALQPSAEVLPALGLLLHNVRVAPAEGSALVDTPSADVVLVDGRRDLPHIRSLCQLIRSTGPGAPVVLIVTEGGLAAVTAEWGIDDVLLDTAGPAEVEARLRLATGRMQVVQDDSPMEIRNGDLSVDEATYSAKLKGRVLDLTFKEFELIKYLAQHPGRVFTRAQLLQEVWGYDYFGGTRTVDVHVRRLRAKLGPEHEQLIGTVRNVGYRFVVPEKGDKGSIPRPEADATFPPSAAVEQIEADAEV from the coding sequence ATGAGTTCTCTGCTGCTGCTCACCAATGCCCTGCAGCCGTCCGCCGAGGTGCTGCCCGCACTCGGCCTGCTGCTCCACAACGTACGCGTCGCCCCCGCCGAGGGCTCCGCCCTCGTGGACACCCCCAGTGCCGATGTGGTCCTGGTCGACGGCCGTCGCGACCTGCCGCACATCCGCAGTCTCTGCCAGCTCATCCGCTCCACCGGGCCCGGCGCGCCGGTGGTCCTGATCGTGACCGAGGGCGGCCTGGCCGCCGTCACCGCCGAGTGGGGCATCGACGACGTGCTGCTCGACACGGCCGGCCCGGCCGAGGTCGAGGCGCGGCTGCGGCTGGCCACCGGCCGGATGCAGGTCGTCCAGGACGACAGTCCGATGGAGATCCGCAACGGCGACCTGTCCGTGGACGAGGCGACCTACAGCGCCAAGCTCAAGGGCCGGGTGCTGGACCTGACCTTCAAGGAGTTCGAGCTCATCAAGTACCTCGCGCAGCACCCCGGCCGGGTCTTCACCCGGGCGCAGCTGCTGCAGGAGGTCTGGGGCTACGACTACTTCGGCGGCACCCGGACCGTGGACGTGCACGTCCGGCGGCTGCGGGCGAAGCTCGGCCCGGAGCACGAGCAGCTGATCGGCACCGTGCGCAACGTCGGCTACCGCTTCGTGGTGCCGGAGAAGGGCGACAAGGGGAGCATCCCCCGGCCCGAGGCCGACGCGACGTTCCCGCCCTCCGCTGCCGTCGAGCAGATCGAGGCCGACGCAGAGGTCTGA
- a CDS encoding LacI family DNA-binding transcriptional regulator produces the protein MPKVTRDDVARLAGTSTAVVSYVINNGPRPVAPATRERVLAAIAQLGYRPNSVAQAMASRRTNLIGMVVPDARQPFFAELSHAVERVASERGKIVLIGNSDYVGDREMHYVRAFLGMRVSGLILISQGPSQQAATEFAAEDDSRVVLLHRRPESAEDVAVVTDDVGGAQLAVEHLLGHGHAYVACFGGPVASPAPGDPVIDHIEGWRRAMTAAGVATEGRLIDAPFDRYGARAVAVELLRSPDRPPAIFCSTDDQAIGVARAAREVGVRIPEDLALAGFDDIPEAAFCDPPLTTIASDRDAMAKAAVDLVLDDSLLVPGSDTPRVRRFPSRLVTRRSCGCS, from the coding sequence GTGCCCAAGGTGACCCGCGACGACGTGGCCAGGCTGGCAGGGACCTCGACCGCGGTCGTCAGCTACGTCATCAACAATGGCCCCCGCCCGGTCGCCCCGGCGACCCGCGAACGCGTGCTCGCGGCGATAGCGCAACTCGGCTACCGCCCCAACAGCGTCGCCCAGGCGATGGCGAGCCGCCGTACCAACCTCATCGGCATGGTCGTGCCCGATGCCCGCCAGCCGTTCTTCGCGGAGCTCTCGCACGCGGTGGAACGGGTGGCCTCCGAGCGCGGCAAGATCGTGCTGATAGGGAACTCCGACTACGTCGGCGACCGTGAGATGCACTACGTCCGGGCCTTCCTGGGCATGCGCGTCTCCGGGCTGATCCTGATCAGCCAGGGGCCCTCTCAGCAGGCCGCGACCGAGTTCGCCGCCGAGGACGACTCCCGGGTGGTGCTGCTGCACCGCCGCCCGGAGAGCGCCGAGGACGTCGCCGTGGTCACCGACGACGTGGGCGGCGCCCAGCTGGCCGTCGAGCACCTGCTCGGGCACGGCCACGCCTATGTCGCCTGCTTCGGCGGCCCGGTCGCCTCGCCCGCGCCGGGCGACCCGGTGATCGACCACATCGAGGGCTGGCGCCGGGCCATGACCGCCGCGGGCGTGGCGACCGAGGGCCGGCTCATCGACGCGCCCTTCGACCGCTACGGGGCCCGCGCCGTCGCCGTCGAGCTGCTGCGCTCCCCCGACCGTCCCCCGGCGATCTTCTGCTCCACCGACGACCAGGCCATCGGCGTGGCCAGGGCGGCCCGCGAGGTCGGCGTCCGGATCCCCGAGGACCTGGCCCTGGCCGGCTTCGACGACATCCCCGAGGCCGCGTTCTGCGACCCGCCGCTGACCACCATCGCCTCGGACCGGGACGCCATGGCCAAGGCGGCGGTGGACCTGGTGCTGGACGACTCGCTGCTGGTGCCGGGTTCGGACACGCCCCGGGTGCGGCGCTTCCCGAGCAGGCTGGTGACCAGGCGCTCCTGCGGCTGCAGCTAG
- a CDS encoding trypsin-like peptidase domain-containing protein: MSETHRNSEGAPEPGVYPYTTGDGTGVDPTVPLPPKPEHAPAAHYGEAPIEGTVLPGDPAPLSGSPLPAPAPYAGGSGWGGHDAGVPGEPAHHAAEPAPKKRSRLRRPIALVAAVALVSALAGGIAGGVIGAADRSNAASYSTGAVVTSDSKSTSNTAAIAAAVTPSTVQITVDSGQSEDIGTGIILTSTGQILTNYHVISAAASDSSATIKITFSNGKTASASIVGTDASLDVAVIKASGVSGLKAASLGDSSSVAIGDSVVAIGNPDGLTGTVTSGIVSALNRKVTVDVSQSTTQSNGGFGFPSWSGEQGSSGSGSSSSSGTQTATYNAIQTDASLNPGNSGGPLLNSSGEVVGINASMYSSSSSSSSSSSAGSVGLGFAIPINAVKAVLSQLQAGHNITS; encoded by the coding sequence ATGAGCGAGACGCACCGGAATTCTGAAGGCGCCCCCGAGCCGGGCGTGTACCCCTACACCACTGGTGACGGCACGGGCGTCGACCCGACGGTGCCGCTGCCCCCCAAGCCGGAGCACGCGCCGGCGGCCCACTACGGCGAGGCGCCCATCGAGGGCACCGTCCTTCCCGGCGACCCCGCGCCGCTCTCCGGTTCTCCCCTGCCTGCCCCCGCGCCGTATGCGGGCGGCAGCGGCTGGGGCGGCCACGACGCTGGCGTCCCCGGCGAGCCGGCGCACCACGCGGCCGAGCCCGCTCCCAAAAAGCGCAGCCGGCTGCGCCGTCCGATCGCCCTGGTGGCGGCGGTCGCGCTGGTCTCCGCGCTGGCCGGCGGCATCGCCGGCGGCGTGATCGGCGCCGCCGATCGCAGCAACGCGGCCAGCTACAGCACCGGCGCCGTGGTCACCTCCGACTCCAAGAGCACCAGCAACACCGCCGCGATAGCCGCCGCCGTCACGCCCAGCACCGTGCAGATCACGGTCGACTCGGGCCAGAGCGAGGACATCGGTACCGGCATCATCCTGACCTCGACCGGTCAGATCCTCACCAACTACCACGTGATCTCCGCCGCGGCGAGCGACAGCAGCGCCACCATCAAGATCACCTTCAGTAACGGCAAGACCGCCAGCGCGAGCATCGTCGGCACCGACGCGAGCCTCGACGTCGCCGTGATCAAGGCCAGCGGCGTCAGCGGCCTCAAGGCCGCCTCGCTCGGCGACTCCAGCTCGGTCGCGATCGGCGACTCCGTGGTCGCCATCGGCAACCCGGACGGCCTCACCGGCACCGTCACCTCCGGCATCGTCAGCGCGCTGAACCGCAAGGTCACCGTGGACGTCAGCCAGAGCACCACCCAGTCCAACGGCGGCTTCGGCTTCCCGAGCTGGTCCGGCGAGCAGGGGAGCAGCGGCTCCGGCAGCAGCAGCTCCTCCGGTACCCAGACCGCCACCTACAACGCGATCCAGACCGACGCCTCGCTCAACCCGGGCAACTCCGGCGGCCCGCTGCTCAACAGCTCCGGGGAGGTCGTCGGGATCAACGCCTCGATGTACAGCTCGTCCTCCAGCAGCAGCTCCAGCAGCTCGGCCGGCAGCGTCGGACTCGGCTTCGCCATCCCGATCAACGCCGTGAAGGCGGTCCTGTCGCAGCTCCAGGCCGGCCACAACATCACCTCCTGA
- a CDS encoding response regulator transcription factor, translated as MSASAAQSAANDPSSSEDALARVLVVDDEPALRDALESSLAFEGYEVTTASDGLEALDAIAEKSPDLVLLDIMMPRMDGLTTVRRLRSRGDTVPVLMLTARDAVGDRVTGLDVGADDYLAKPFELDELLARVRALLRRNSIAQAAGVGGAAEDEVLAFEDLKMNTTTREVTRAGQPVELTRTEYMLLEMFLAHPRQVLTREQILKAVWGFDFEPSSNSLDVYVMYLRRKTEAGGMPRLVHTVRGVGYALRAGSGT; from the coding sequence ATGAGTGCCTCCGCCGCGCAGTCCGCAGCCAACGACCCGTCATCGTCCGAGGACGCGCTCGCACGCGTCCTGGTCGTCGACGACGAGCCCGCGCTGCGCGACGCCCTGGAGAGCAGCCTTGCCTTCGAGGGCTACGAGGTGACCACCGCCTCGGACGGCCTGGAGGCGCTGGACGCCATCGCCGAGAAGTCGCCCGACCTGGTGCTGCTGGACATCATGATGCCGCGGATGGACGGTCTCACGACCGTCCGTCGGCTGCGCTCCCGCGGGGACACCGTCCCGGTGCTGATGCTGACGGCGCGGGACGCCGTGGGCGACCGGGTCACCGGGCTGGACGTGGGCGCCGACGACTACCTGGCGAAGCCGTTCGAACTGGACGAGCTGCTGGCCAGGGTCCGCGCGCTGCTGCGGCGCAACTCCATCGCCCAGGCGGCGGGGGTCGGCGGCGCGGCCGAGGACGAGGTCCTCGCCTTCGAGGACCTGAAGATGAACACCACCACCCGCGAGGTGACCCGTGCGGGCCAGCCGGTGGAGCTGACCCGCACCGAGTACATGCTGCTGGAGATGTTCCTGGCGCACCCGCGCCAGGTGCTGACCCGCGAGCAGATCCTGAAAGCCGTCTGGGGCTTCGACTTCGAACCGTCGTCGAACTCCCTGGACGTGTACGTGATGTACCTCCGCCGCAAGACCGAGGCCGGCGGCATGCCCCGCCTGGTCCACACAGTCCGCGGCGTCGGGTACGCGCTCCGCGCGGGCAGCGGGACGTGA